The proteins below are encoded in one region of Eulemur rufifrons isolate Redbay chromosome 2, OSU_ERuf_1, whole genome shotgun sequence:
- the RAD23A gene encoding UV excision repair protein RAD23 homolog A isoform X1 yields MAVTITLKTLQQQTFKIRMEPDETVKVLKEKIEAEKGRDAFPVAGQKLIYAGKILSDDVPIRDYRIDEKNFVVVMVTKAKAGQGTSAPPEASPTATLETSTSFPPVPASGMSHSSPTAREDKSPSEESAPTTSPESVSGSVPSSGSSGRDEDAASTLVTGSEYETMLTEIMSMGYERERVVAALRASYNNPHRAVEYLLTGIPGSPEPEHGSVQESQVSEQPATEAAGENPLEFLRDQPQFQNMRQVIQQNPALLPALLQQLGQENPQLLQQISRHQEQFIQMLNEPPGELADISDVEGEVGAIGEEAPQMNYIQVTPQEKEAIERLKALGFPESLVIQAYFACEKNENLAANFLLSQNFDDE; encoded by the exons ATGGCCGTCACCATCACGCTCAAAACGCTGCAGCAGCAGACCTTCAAGATCCGCATGGAGCCTGATGAGACG GTGAAGGTGTTAAAGGAGAAGATAGAAGCTGAGAAGGGTCGTGACGCTTTCCCTGTGGCTGGACAGAAACTCATCTATGCCGGCAAGATCCTTAGCGATGATGTCCCCATTAGGGACTATCGCATCGATGAGAAGAACTTTGTGGTTGTCATGGTGACCAAG GCCAAAGCTGGCCAGGGTACCTCAGCACCCCCAGAGGCTTCACCCACTGCTACTCTGGAGACCTCCACTTCCTTCCCGCCTGTCCCTGCCTCAGGCATGTCCCATTCCTCACCTACCGCCAGAGAGGACAAGAGTCCGTCAGAGGAATCGGCCCCTACGACGTCCCCAGAGTCTGTGTCAGG CTCTGTTCCCTCTTCAGGTAGCAGCGGGCGAGATGAAGACGCGGCCTCCACGCTAG TGACTGGCTCTGAGTATGAGACGATGCTGACGGAGATCATGTCCATGGGCTACGAGCGGGAGCGGGTGGTGGCCGCCCTGAGAGCCAGCTACAACAACCCCCACCGAGCCGTGGAGTACCTACTCACG GGAATTCCTGGAAGTCCCGAGCCAGAACACGGTTCTGTCCAGGAGAGCCAGGTGTCTGAGCAGCCGGCTACAGAAGCAG CGGGAGAGAACCCCCTGGAGTTCCTGCGAGACCAACCCCAGTTCCAGAACATGCGGCAGGTGATCCAGCAGAACCCGGCACTGCTGCCTGCTCTGCTCCAGCAGCTGGGCCAGGAGAACCCTCAGCTTTTGCAG CAAATTAGCCGGCACCAGGAGCAGTTCATCCAGATGCTGAATGAACCCCCCGGGGAGCTGGCAGACATCTCAGACGTGGAAGGTGAGGTGGGCGCCATAGGCGAGGAGGCTCCACAGATGAACTACATCCAGGTGACGCCGCAGGAGAAAGAAGCTATAGAGAGG TTGAAGGCCCTGGGCTTCCCGGAGAGCCTGGTGATCCAGGCCTACTTCGCGTGTGAAAAAAACGAGAACTTGGCTGCCAACTTTCTCCTGAGTCAGAACTTTGATGATGAGTGA
- the RAD23A gene encoding UV excision repair protein RAD23 homolog A isoform X2 encodes MAVTITLKTLQQQTFKIRMEPDETVKVLKEKIEAEKGRDAFPVAGQKLIYAGKILSDDVPIRDYRIDEKNFVVVMVTKAKAGQGTSAPPEASPTATLETSTSFPPVPASGMSHSSPTAREDKSPSEESAPTTSPESVSGSVPSSGSSGRDEDAASTLVTGSEYETMLTEIMSMGYERERVVAALRASYNNPHRAVEYLLTGIPGSPEPEHGSVQESQVSEQPATEAAGENPLEFLRDQPQFQNMRQVIQQNPALLPALLQQLGQENPQLLQLKALGFPESLVIQAYFACEKNENLAANFLLSQNFDDE; translated from the exons ATGGCCGTCACCATCACGCTCAAAACGCTGCAGCAGCAGACCTTCAAGATCCGCATGGAGCCTGATGAGACG GTGAAGGTGTTAAAGGAGAAGATAGAAGCTGAGAAGGGTCGTGACGCTTTCCCTGTGGCTGGACAGAAACTCATCTATGCCGGCAAGATCCTTAGCGATGATGTCCCCATTAGGGACTATCGCATCGATGAGAAGAACTTTGTGGTTGTCATGGTGACCAAG GCCAAAGCTGGCCAGGGTACCTCAGCACCCCCAGAGGCTTCACCCACTGCTACTCTGGAGACCTCCACTTCCTTCCCGCCTGTCCCTGCCTCAGGCATGTCCCATTCCTCACCTACCGCCAGAGAGGACAAGAGTCCGTCAGAGGAATCGGCCCCTACGACGTCCCCAGAGTCTGTGTCAGG CTCTGTTCCCTCTTCAGGTAGCAGCGGGCGAGATGAAGACGCGGCCTCCACGCTAG TGACTGGCTCTGAGTATGAGACGATGCTGACGGAGATCATGTCCATGGGCTACGAGCGGGAGCGGGTGGTGGCCGCCCTGAGAGCCAGCTACAACAACCCCCACCGAGCCGTGGAGTACCTACTCACG GGAATTCCTGGAAGTCCCGAGCCAGAACACGGTTCTGTCCAGGAGAGCCAGGTGTCTGAGCAGCCGGCTACAGAAGCAG CGGGAGAGAACCCCCTGGAGTTCCTGCGAGACCAACCCCAGTTCCAGAACATGCGGCAGGTGATCCAGCAGAACCCGGCACTGCTGCCTGCTCTGCTCCAGCAGCTGGGCCAGGAGAACCCTCAGCTTTTGCAG TTGAAGGCCCTGGGCTTCCCGGAGAGCCTGGTGATCCAGGCCTACTTCGCGTGTGAAAAAAACGAGAACTTGGCTGCCAACTTTCTCCTGAGTCAGAACTTTGATGATGAGTGA